A section of the Melopsittacus undulatus isolate bMelUnd1 chromosome 3, bMelUnd1.mat.Z, whole genome shotgun sequence genome encodes:
- the CMPK2 gene encoding UMP-CMP kinase 2, mitochondrial: MHAQSRFSRGPSPFTPVKREGAAEIPPLRGPALACRPLQPLSPPAGQFRFPAARSPPAPPVPLSAAMLRLCAPGSPGPHPLRRALPSAAPAVRDRLRECAARIPEAGALLDLLEKCPVHQQKGSFPVVVFEGLDATGKTTVTQSVKDTLNGFLLRSPPACISQWRAIFDDEPAPIKRAFYAAGNYILASEIAKASTQAPVIVDRYWHSTAAYTIATEINGKVQDLPPAHDEVYQWPGDLLKPDLVLLLTVDPEERIRRLQHRGLEKTKEEAELEANTLFRQRVEESYRRMMNPSCQEIDASPSKEEVLNTVLQLIKKHCAL, from the exons ATGCATGCACAGAGTCGTTTCTCACGGGGACCGAGCCCGTTCACTCCAGTAAAGCGGGAGGGGGCAGCAGAAATCCCGCCCCTCCGAGGGCCAGCTCTTGCCTGCCGGCCTCTCCAGCCGCTTTCCCCGCCCGCCGGGCAGTTTCGTTTCCCGGCCGCGCGGTCGCCTCCCGCCCCTCCCGTCCCGCTGTCAGCGGCGATGTTGCGGCTCTGCGCTCCGGGCTCGCCGGGCCCGCATCCCCTCCGCCGAGCCCTGCCTTCCGCAGCCCCCGCCGTCCGCGACCGCCTGCGGGAG TGCGCGGCGCGGATCCCGGAGGCCGGAGCGCTGCTCGACCTGCTGGAGAAATGCCCTGTGCACCAGCAGAAGGGAAGCTTTCCCGTTGTGGTTTTCGAGGGGCTGGACGCCACAG GCAAAACCACTGTAACCCAGTCTGTTAAGGACACCCTGAATGGCTTTCTGCTGAGGTCCCCACCAGCTTGCATCAGCCAGTGGAGGGCAATATTTGATGATGAGCCAGCACCCATTAAAAGGGCATTTTATGCTGCGGGCAACTACATTCTTGCTTCAGAAATAGCAAAAGCATCCACTCAGGCACCTGTGATCGTAGACAG GTactggcacagcacagctgcctACACAATtgccactgaaataaatgggaAAGTCCAGGATCTTCCACCAGCTCATGATGAGGTGTACCAGTGGCCTGGTGATCTGCTTAAACCCGATCTTGTTCTTCTTCTGACTGTTGACCCAGAGGAGCGAATCCGGAGACTTCAGCACCGGGGCctggagaaaacaaaggaggaagCTGAACTGGAAGCTAACACCTTGTTTCGCCAAAG agtTGAAGAATCATACAGAAGGATGATGAATCCTTCATGCCAAGAGATAGATGCCAGTCCTTCCAAGGAAGAGGTCCTCAACACAGTGCTACAGCTAATTAAGAAACACTGTGCTTTGTGA